The Solanum lycopersicum chromosome 9, SLM_r2.1 genome window below encodes:
- the LOC101255430 gene encoding mitochondrial Rho GTPase 1: MLGGSISSGRTNVRVVVVGDRATGKSSLITAAASETFAEEVPPVLPPTRLPADLYPDNVPVTIIDTSSSLESRGKVAEELKRADAVVLTYACDQPSTLNRLTTFWLYEFRRLEIKVPVIVVGCKLDKRDEEHHMNLEQVMAPIMQQFREIETCIECSAANLVQVPEVFYYAQKAVLHPTAPLFDHETQALKPCCVRALKRIFILCDHDMDDALNDEELNEFQIKCFNAPLQPAEIVGVKRVVQEKLPQGVNDLGLTLTGFLFLHALFIEKGRLETTWTVLRKFGYNDEIKLKDDNLTIPFKKAPDQSLELTSEAVEFLKGVFSTFDTDKDGVLRNSELDDLFSTAPESPWGEAPYKDAVERTPLGGLSLSAFLSEWALMTLLEPAQSLANLIYIGYNCGAASALRLTRRKSVDRKKQQTDRNVYQCFVFGPKGSGKSALLKSLLGRPFSENYAVTTDEHYAVNVVDRLGGTKKTLVLREIPEDEVKMILSTKESLASCDVAVFAYDSSDEYSLKRASELLMTVARRGEVSGFMVPCLFVAAKDDLDSYPMAIKDSAKICQNFGIDAPIHISVKERDLNSMFNRIVTAAEHPHLSVPETEVGRSQKRYRHLVNRSLMFTSVVAAVAVVGLAAYRSYAARRNTSS; the protein is encoded by the exons ATGCTCGGCGGTTCAATCTCCAGTGGCCGTACTAACGTCCGTGTCGTCGTCGTCGGCGACCGTGCTACTGGCAAATCAAGCCTCATTACAGCTGCCGCTAGTGAAACTTTTGCGGAGGAAGTTCCACCGGTACTTCCTCCGACTCGACTTCCTGCCGATCTCTATCCCGATAATGTTCCTGTTACGATCATTGATACTTCCTCAAG TTTGGAGAGCAGAGGTAAGGTTGCTGAAGAATTGAAGCGAGCCGATGCTGTTGTCCTTACCTATGCTTGCGATCAGCCTTCTACACTCAATCGTTTGACTACTTTCTGGCTTTATGAGTTCCGTCGCTTAGAG ATCAAGGTGCCGGTAATTGTTGTTGGCTGTAAGCTAGATAAGCGAGATGAGGAGCATCATATGAATCTTGAGCAAGTGATGGCTCCAATCATGCAACAATTCCGCGAGATTGAGACTTGCATAGAATGTTCTGCTGCAAACCTAGTTCAG GTACCTGAAGTGTTTTATTATGCTCAGAAAGCTGTACTTCATCCAACGGCTCCACTCTTTGATCATGAAACTCAGGCTCTTAAACCCTGTTGTGTTAGAGCACTGAAACGGATATTTATTCTTTGTGATCATGACATGGATGACGCTCTCAATGATGAAGAGCTTAATGAATTTCAG ATTAAGTGCTTCAATGCTCCGCTGCAGCCCGCTGAGATAGTGGGTGTCAAAAGAGTAGTACAGGAGAAGCTACCTCAAGGTGTAAATGACCTGGGCCTTACATTGACagggtttctttttcttcatgcACTTTTTATAGAGAAGGGTCGACTTGAGACCACTTGGACCGTGTTAAGGAAATTTGGGTACAATGATGAAATTAAGCTGAAGGATGATAACCTCACAATACCATTCAAAAAAGCTCCCGATCAG AGTTTGGAACTGACCAGCGAAGCAGTAGAGTTCTTGAAAGGGGTCTTCAGCACATTTGACACTGATAAA GATGGAGTTCTCAGAAATTCTGAGCTTGATGATCTTTTTTCAACTGCACCGGAAAG TCCCTGGGGTGAAGCTCCCTACAAGGATGCTGTCGAAAGAACTCCATTGGGGGGCTTGTCTCTTTCTGCTTTCCTATCTGAG TGGGCTCTTATGACGTTGCTGGAACCAGCTCAGAGTTTGGCcaacttgatatatattgggtATAACTGCGGTGCTGCATCAGCACTCCGTCTTACCAGGAGAAAATCAGTTGATCGCAAGAAACAACAGACAGATCGAAATGTTTACCAGTGTTTTGTTTTCGGTCCTAAAGGATCTGGCAAGTCGGCCTTGCTGAAGTCGTTGTTGGGAAG GCCTTTCTCAGAAAATTATGCGGTGACAACTGACGAGCACTATGCTGTTAATGTTGTTGACCGTCTTGGG GGAACTAAGAAAACACTTGTACTCAGGGAGATTCCAGAAGATGAAGTTAAGATGATTCTATCTACTAAGGAATCTTTGGCATCTTGTGATGTAGCAGTGTTTGCATATGACAG CTCCGATGAATATTCTTTAAAAAGAGCATCAGAATTGCTGATGACTGTGGCAAGGCGAGGGGAAGTTAGTGGTTTCATGGTGCCTTGTCTATTTGTTGCTGCAAAGGATGATCTTGATTCATATCCAATGGCAATAAAAGATTCAGCAAAG ATATGTCAGAATTTTGGAATAGATGCACCTATTCACATTAGTGTGAAGGAGAGGGATCTGAACAGCATGTTCAATAGAATTGTCACTGCTGCAGAGCACCCTCATTTAAGTGTTCCTGAAACTGAAGTTGGACGTAGCCAGAAACGATATCGTCACCTTGTTAATCGCTCGCTTATGTTTACTTCAG TTGTGGCTGCTGTTGCTGTAGTTGGACTGGCAGCATATCGATCTTATGCTGCACGGAGGAATACCTCAAGCTAG